CACACTCGCGCTCGCGCTGACCGCCCTGTTCGGCTGCGCCACTGAGCAATCGCGCACCATCGAGGTTCCGCGCCCCGTCCCGACGGCGCCCAGCGCCAACCAGGGCCCGCGTGCACCGATCGCCGTCGGCAAATTCGAAAACCGCTCGAGCTTCATGCGCGGCATGTTCGCCGATGCGGTGGACCGCCTGGGCAGCCAGTCCAAGTCGATCCTGATTGCGCACCTGCAGCAGAGCAACCGCTTCAGCGTGCTGGACCGCGACAACCTCGAAGAAGCCCAGCAGGAAGCCAAGTTCAAAGCGGGTACGCTGAACATCAAGGGCGCGGATTTCCTGGTGACCGGCGCGGTGACCGAATTCGGCCGCAAGGAAGTCGGCGATCAGCAACTCTTTGGCGTGCTGGGCCGCGGCAAGAAGCAAGTCGCTTATGCGAAGGTCACCCTGAACGTGGTGAACAGCCAGACCTCCGAGGTCGTGTATTCCTCCCAAGGCGCCGGTGAGTTCGAACTCTCCACCCGCGAGGTCGTCGGCTTTGGCGGCACCGCCGGCTACGACGCCACCCTGAACGGCAAGGTGCTGGACCTGGCCATCCGCGAAGCCGTCAACGGCCTGGTCAGCGCCGTCGACAGCGGTGCCTGGAAGCCGCAAGCCCGCTAAGCCGCAGGAGATTTTTCATGATGATTCAAAAGACGCTGCGCGTGATCGCGCTGGCGGCGGCCGCTGCATTGCTGGCCGCCTGCGGAACCCCCCAGAAGCCCCTGTACCAATGGAGCGGCTATCAGAGCGGGCTGTACGACTACTTCAAGACCAACGGCACGAACGCTGGTGACCAGATCACCCAGCTCGAATCGCAGTTGATCAAGAACAAGGCGGCCAACGAAGCCACGCCCCCCGGCCTGCACGGTCATCTGGCGCTGCTGTACGCGAAGGTCGGTAACGACGACGCCGCCCGCGCGCACCTGGAGGCCGAACGCGCCTTGTTCCCCGAGTCCGCTGGTTATGTGGACTTCCTGCTGAAGAAATCCAGCCCCAAGACGGCCGCCGTGGCGGCGTCCGGCGTTTGATCCGCGTGATCCAGGAGCCATTCACATGACCCAACTGTTCACCCTGATCCGTCGCCTGGGCGCCGTGGCCGTGCTGGTCGCGCTGACCGCCTGTGCCTCGACCTCCAAGCCCTACGACTACACCGCGCTGAAGGCGGCCAAGCCCGCCTCGCTGCTGGTGCTGCCGCCGGTCAACGACACGCCCGACGTCGCGGCGACCTACGGCGTGCTG
The Roseateles amylovorans genome window above contains:
- a CDS encoding CsgG/HfaB family protein, whose translation is MSVHTWARKATLALALTALFGCATEQSRTIEVPRPVPTAPSANQGPRAPIAVGKFENRSSFMRGMFADAVDRLGSQSKSILIAHLQQSNRFSVLDRDNLEEAQQEAKFKAGTLNIKGADFLVTGAVTEFGRKEVGDQQLFGVLGRGKKQVAYAKVTLNVVNSQTSEVVYSSQGAGEFELSTREVVGFGGTAGYDATLNGKVLDLAIREAVNGLVSAVDSGAWKPQAR
- a CDS encoding DUF4810 domain-containing protein — encoded protein: MMIQKTLRVIALAAAAALLAACGTPQKPLYQWSGYQSGLYDYFKTNGTNAGDQITQLESQLIKNKAANEATPPGLHGHLALLYAKVGNDDAARAHLEAERALFPESAGYVDFLLKKSSPKTAAVAASGV